The following are encoded in a window of Impatiens glandulifera chromosome 5, dImpGla2.1, whole genome shotgun sequence genomic DNA:
- the LOC124939163 gene encoding putative golgin subfamily A member 6-like protein 3: MKGVVVDTIISCLHKYSIAIDEKIAVVQTNLTKTVRASIHSEIVETVQTSIKSMIDESVQTAIAPLLDMMQAMASQIEELSKMQADKTQEQIRADAETARRLQEEDEARERLRKEIEDKDHELAKQCNEEKKAALPESTPAQASHSMKTRNKNKRKTVATLMKQAERSGLEEIQPVGQLEKLLDDEEEEDTTRLNRRKKKAIEVSTTVPSSDPIVAQSSRPPRLVSRGFGFNKRTPGISSVFTRWQIDAERREREWKAREEEERKHKEKEKGGGIIQSLAHLSLMDILLMLLTSCFVSELSLSR; encoded by the coding sequence ATGAAGGGAGTGGTTGTTGACACAATTATTTCTTGTCTCCACAAGTATAGCATTGCTATAGATGAGAAAATTGCAGTCGTCCAAACCAATCTGACCAAAACCGTCCGGGCATCTATTCATTCTGAGATTGTCGAAACCGTTCAAACATCAATCAAGTCAATGATCGACGAATCTGTTCAAACCGCAATCGCTCCTTTACTCGACATGATGCAGGCTATGGCGTCTCAGATTGAGGAGTTGTCTAAAATGCAAGCTGATAAGACTCAAGAGCAGATTCGCGCTGATGCCGAAACAGCCAGGAGACTTCAAGAGGAAGACGAGGCTAGGGAACGGTTAAGAAAGgaaatcgaagacaaagatCATGAGTTGGCCAAGCAATGCAACGAGGAAAAAAAGGCCGCTCTACCAGAATCCACACCGGCTCAAGCCTCTCACTCTATGAAAACGAGGAATAAGAACAAACGTAAGACGGTTGCGACCTTGATGAAGCAGGCGGAACGAAGCGGCTTAGAAGAGATTCAACCGGTTGGACAACTCGAGAAACttcttgatgatgaagaagaagaggatacTACACGACTCAACCGACGAAAGAAGAAAGCAATTGAAGTTTCAACCACAGTTCCGAGTTCCGATCCGATCGTTGCCCAATCATCTCGCCCACCCAGACTAGTAAGCCGTGGCTTCGGGTTCAACAAGCGAACTCCTGGCATATCAAGTGTGTTTACCAGATGGCAAATTGACGCAGAAAGAAGGGAACGGGAATGGAAGGCAAGAGAGGAGGAAGAAAGGAAGcataaagagaaagaaaaggggggggggatcatccaatcctTAGCTCATCTTTCTCTTATGGACATTTTACTTATGCTACTTACTAGCTGTTTTGTTTCAGAACTAAGTTTATCTCGTTAA